A single window of Myxocyprinus asiaticus isolate MX2 ecotype Aquarium Trade chromosome 48, UBuf_Myxa_2, whole genome shotgun sequence DNA harbors:
- the LOC127437260 gene encoding histone H3: MARTKQTARKSTGGKAPRKQLATKAARKSAPATGGVKKPHRYRPGTVALREIRRYQKSTELLIRKLPFQRLVREIAQDFKTDLRFQSSAVMALQEASEAYLVGLFEDTNLCAIHAKRVTIMPKDIQLARRIRGERA; this comes from the coding sequence ATGGCAAGAACCAAGCAGACTGCTCGTAAGTCCACCGGCGGCAAAGCCCCGAGGAAACAGCTCGCTACTAAAGCCGCCCGTAAGAGCGCTCCAGCCACCGGTGGAGTCAAGAAGCCTCATCGTTACAGGCCCGGAACTGTGGCGCTGAGAGAGATCCGCCGTTATCAGAAGTCCACTGAGCTGTTGATTCGCAAACTGCCTTTCCAGCGTCTGGTGAGAGAGATCGCTCAGGATTTCAAGACGGATCTGCGCTTCCAGAGCTCCGCCGTCATGGCCCTGCAAGAGGCCAGTGAGGCTTATTTGGTCGGTCTCTTCGAGGACACCAACTTGTGTGCCATCCACGCCAAGAGAGTCACCATCATGCCCAAAGATATTCAGTTGGCCCGCCGCATTCGCGGAGAGCGCGCTTAA
- the LOC127437263 gene encoding histone H2B-like: MPELAKSAPKKGSKKAVTKTAGKGGKKRRRSRKESYAIYVYKVLKQVHPDTGISSKAMGIMNSFVNDIFERIAGEASRLAHYNKRSTISSREIQTAVRLLLPGELAKHAVSEGTKAVTKYTSSK; this comes from the coding sequence ATGCCTGAGCTAGCTAAGTCCGCACCGAAGAAGGGATCTAAGAAGGCCGTCACCAAGACCGCCGGCAAAGGTGGGAAGAAGCGCAGGAGGTCCAGGAAGGAAAGCTACGCTATCTACGTGTACAAAGTCCTTAAGCAGGTTCATCCCGACACCGGTATCTCTTCTAAAGCCATGGGAATCATGAACTCTTTCGTTAACGATATTTTTGAGCGTATCGCCGGTGAAGCGTCTCGTCTCGCTCATTACAACAAGCGATCCACCATCTCATCGAGAGAGATCCAGACCGCCGTGCGTCTGCTGCTGCCCGGTGAACTGGCCAAACACGCCGTGTCCGAGGGCACAAAGGCCGTCACCAAGTACACCAGCTCCAAGTAA